From a single Rhodococcus qingshengii JCM 15477 genomic region:
- a CDS encoding MFS transporter: MRRVAIASCIGTTIEFYDFFIYGTAAALVFPTVFFPALGATAGTVASFATFAVAFIARPVGAMLFGHFGDRIGRKKTLISTLLLMGISTLLIGLLPGAATIGVAAPIILVLLRFGQGFAVGGEWAGATLLTAEYAPPGKRGLYAMFPQLGPAIAFVLSSSTFLITGAVLGDTNQAFLDYGWRIPFLFSIVLVGIGLYMRLAIEETPVFKAEQAERVAEQKNEAPRTLPFLDAWRFQTKEILLSAGALACLFAFFYMGTAFLTSYGTKTLGFSRPFVLSVGIASAVVFGAAIVVSALYSDRIGRRKVIMISCGLAVVWALVLFPLLDTGSPIAFIIGMFGTLMIFGIAYGPCGALLPEMFQTRYRYTGAGLGYNLAGVLGGAVPPLIAAPLASAYGSMAIGVMLAILGVLSLICTWALVETKDHAL; the protein is encoded by the coding sequence GTGCGGCGCGTTGCAATCGCGAGTTGTATCGGCACGACTATCGAGTTCTACGACTTCTTTATCTACGGAACCGCTGCGGCACTTGTCTTTCCGACGGTGTTCTTCCCCGCGCTCGGTGCCACTGCGGGAACTGTCGCATCGTTTGCGACTTTCGCAGTCGCATTCATCGCCCGGCCCGTCGGCGCAATGTTGTTCGGACACTTCGGTGATCGCATCGGTCGCAAGAAGACGCTGATCTCGACGCTCCTGCTCATGGGTATCTCGACGCTCCTGATCGGCTTGCTGCCGGGTGCTGCAACCATCGGTGTCGCGGCCCCGATCATCTTGGTGCTCTTGCGATTCGGCCAAGGTTTCGCGGTCGGTGGTGAGTGGGCAGGCGCAACCTTGCTCACCGCGGAATACGCTCCACCGGGCAAACGTGGTCTGTATGCGATGTTCCCGCAGCTCGGCCCTGCAATCGCCTTCGTTCTCTCGAGTAGTACCTTCCTCATCACCGGCGCAGTTCTCGGCGACACCAACCAGGCTTTCCTCGATTACGGCTGGCGTATCCCGTTCCTGTTCTCCATCGTGTTGGTCGGCATCGGCCTCTACATGCGACTCGCTATCGAGGAGACTCCCGTCTTCAAGGCGGAGCAGGCAGAGCGCGTCGCGGAGCAGAAGAACGAAGCACCGCGCACCCTTCCGTTCCTGGATGCTTGGCGGTTCCAGACCAAGGAGATCCTGCTCTCGGCAGGCGCCCTGGCTTGCCTGTTCGCGTTTTTCTACATGGGCACGGCTTTCCTGACGAGCTACGGAACAAAGACCCTCGGCTTCTCCCGTCCGTTCGTCCTGTCGGTCGGTATCGCTTCCGCGGTTGTCTTCGGTGCGGCGATCGTCGTTTCCGCTCTGTACTCGGACCGCATCGGGCGCCGCAAGGTCATCATGATCTCGTGTGGTCTGGCCGTCGTCTGGGCGCTGGTGCTGTTCCCGCTCCTCGACACGGGATCGCCGATCGCGTTCATCATCGGGATGTTCGGCACGCTCATGATCTTCGGAATCGCCTACGGCCCCTGCGGTGCGCTGCTTCCGGAAATGTTCCAGACCCGCTACCGCTACACCGGTGCCGGCCTCGGCTACAACCTCGCCGGAGTGCTCGGTGGGGCAGTGCCGCCGCTGATCGCCGCACCGCTGGCCTCGGCCTACGGGAGTATGGCCATCGGAGTCATGCTGGCGATCCTGGGTGTGTTGAGCCTGATCTGCACCTGGGCACTCGTCGAGACCAAGGACCACGCGCTGTAA
- a CDS encoding AMP-binding protein, with product MSTPLPSYTSGVWDGPMLGDTIGDNLDRTVAAHGDRDALIDHASGRRWTYREFAEQVNGLAAGLLSRGVGKGDRVGIWAPNCPEWTFTQYATAKIGAILVNINPAYRSHELQYVLEQAGISTLVSAASFKTSDYASMIETVRPQCPDLTSVLLLGSPEWDAVLADGLAAQASDPAPLAAAQAALSADDAINIQYTSGTTGFPKGATLSHHNILNNGYFVGELCHYSEVDRVCIPVPFYHCFGMVMGNLACTSHGAAMVIPGPAFDPRASLEAVQAEKCTSLYGVPTMFIAELALPDFDSFDLSSLRTGIMAGSPCPVEVMKQVIDRMGMSEVSICYGMTETSPVSLQTRSDDSIEQRTETVGRVGPHLEIKIVDPATGLTVPRGEPGELCTRGYSVMLGYWENPEKTAEAIDAARWMHTGDIGVMDEAGYVAITGRIKDMVIRGGENVYPREIEEFLYTHPDILDAQVIGVPDAKYGEELMVWVQMREGADDLDADSVRAFCTGKLAHYKIPRYVHVVDEFPMTVTGKVRKIAMREQAIELIGQA from the coding sequence ATGAGTACGCCGCTGCCCAGCTATACGTCCGGAGTATGGGACGGTCCGATGCTGGGCGACACCATCGGAGACAACCTCGATCGCACGGTTGCCGCACACGGCGACCGCGATGCGTTGATCGACCACGCCAGCGGTCGACGATGGACGTACCGGGAGTTCGCCGAGCAGGTGAACGGGCTCGCTGCCGGACTACTTTCCCGTGGTGTGGGGAAGGGTGATCGGGTAGGAATCTGGGCTCCCAACTGTCCGGAATGGACGTTCACTCAATACGCGACGGCAAAGATCGGCGCGATCCTGGTCAACATCAATCCGGCGTACCGCTCGCACGAGTTGCAGTACGTACTCGAGCAGGCCGGGATCTCGACGCTGGTGTCTGCGGCCAGCTTCAAGACCTCGGACTACGCGTCGATGATCGAGACGGTGCGGCCGCAGTGCCCGGATCTGACGTCGGTGCTCCTGCTCGGTTCACCCGAGTGGGACGCGGTGCTTGCAGACGGCTTGGCGGCGCAGGCAAGCGATCCGGCTCCGCTCGCCGCAGCCCAGGCCGCGTTGTCGGCCGACGACGCGATCAACATCCAATACACCTCGGGTACTACCGGTTTCCCGAAGGGCGCGACGCTCAGTCACCACAACATCCTCAACAACGGCTATTTCGTCGGCGAGTTGTGCCACTACAGCGAGGTCGATCGGGTGTGCATCCCGGTGCCGTTCTACCACTGTTTCGGCATGGTAATGGGCAACCTTGCGTGCACCAGTCACGGTGCTGCCATGGTCATTCCGGGTCCGGCTTTCGATCCGCGTGCTTCGCTCGAAGCCGTTCAGGCCGAAAAGTGCACGTCCCTCTACGGCGTTCCGACGATGTTCATCGCGGAGTTGGCGTTGCCGGACTTCGACAGCTTCGATCTGTCGTCCCTTCGCACCGGCATCATGGCGGGCTCGCCCTGCCCGGTCGAGGTGATGAAGCAGGTCATCGATCGCATGGGCATGTCGGAGGTGTCCATCTGCTACGGCATGACGGAGACCTCGCCGGTGTCGTTGCAGACCCGCTCGGACGATTCGATCGAGCAGCGCACCGAAACGGTCGGACGGGTAGGGCCGCATCTCGAGATCAAGATCGTCGATCCGGCAACCGGATTGACGGTGCCCCGTGGCGAGCCGGGTGAACTGTGCACGCGTGGTTACTCGGTCATGCTCGGATACTGGGAGAACCCGGAGAAGACCGCCGAGGCGATCGACGCTGCCCGGTGGATGCACACCGGAGACATCGGAGTCATGGACGAGGCCGGATACGTCGCCATCACGGGACGCATCAAGGACATGGTCATCCGCGGTGGCGAGAACGTCTATCCGCGTGAGATCGAGGAGTTCCTCTACACCCACCCCGACATTCTCGATGCGCAGGTCATCGGTGTACCCGACGCAAAGTACGGCGAGGAATTGATGGTGTGGGTCCAGATGCGCGAAGGTGCAGACGATCTCGACGCCGATTCGGTCCGCGCGTTCTGCACCGGCAAGCTCGCGCACTACAAGATTCCGCGGTACGTCCATGTCGTCGACGAGTTCCCGATGACAGTCACGGGCAAGGTCCGCAAGATCGCGATGCGAGAACAGGCGATCGAATTGATCGGTCAGGCCTGA
- a CDS encoding sigma-54-dependent Fis family transcriptional regulator — protein sequence MSANPGEREPVRPEIALSWKRSRLSGLDPSSAIAVDTEEQDGESRLLRAAAPVLDEVSQQIAGTGFCVLLADRECRVVASVYSDSRVERTIERLGVVNGSRFGEEHAGTNALGTPLEVGRSVVIHGDEHFLDSLKGLSCYGQPILHPVTRRVEGILDMTGVVSQANPLFAPFLARAAADIEKRLLEGSKASEQRLVDAFQRVSHQRHIAVAAIGDDILLSNRTALDLLDTADHVSLRSLIADLNPDQSRLVTVELASGALARVQADRISGADGGALFLVEPLQRERAPIRRTHERAPSPGERLRRDLMRARATSAAVAISGEAGSGRTSAASDVVGSVDASWLDATRIAFDGREQWVTDLVRAARKRSGVVVIEQVQLLPDSVLPLVADLIDASAEGPKIVLTSGAAVDLPPTIAALLSRCASRVVITPLRERQAEIAELAQVMLEGISPELRLTASAAEALAAANWPGNLAELRVVLNRASDERSSNRIDVADLPEDYRTTTKVSRLAGREKAERQAIIGALKDCGGNKVHASAQLGISRSTLYTRMRALDITV from the coding sequence ATGTCCGCGAACCCAGGGGAGCGTGAGCCGGTACGCCCCGAGATCGCGCTCTCCTGGAAGCGTTCTCGACTCAGTGGCCTCGACCCGTCGTCGGCCATCGCCGTGGACACCGAGGAGCAGGACGGTGAGTCTCGTCTGCTCCGGGCAGCCGCACCCGTGCTCGACGAAGTTTCGCAACAGATCGCGGGCACCGGTTTCTGCGTGCTGCTTGCCGATCGAGAATGCCGCGTCGTCGCTTCGGTGTACTCCGACAGTCGCGTCGAGCGAACGATCGAGCGGTTGGGCGTCGTCAACGGTTCACGCTTCGGCGAAGAGCACGCCGGCACCAACGCGCTCGGTACGCCCCTCGAGGTCGGACGAAGCGTGGTGATCCACGGTGACGAGCATTTCCTCGACAGCCTCAAGGGTTTGAGCTGCTATGGACAGCCGATCCTGCATCCCGTCACACGTCGTGTCGAAGGCATTCTCGACATGACCGGCGTTGTCTCGCAGGCCAACCCACTGTTCGCGCCCTTCCTTGCGCGTGCTGCAGCGGACATCGAGAAACGGCTGCTCGAAGGCTCGAAAGCATCGGAGCAGCGGCTGGTCGACGCATTCCAGCGAGTTTCACATCAGCGCCACATTGCCGTCGCGGCCATCGGCGACGACATCCTGCTGAGCAACCGAACCGCTTTGGATTTGCTCGACACCGCAGACCATGTATCGCTCCGTTCCTTGATTGCCGACCTGAATCCGGACCAATCACGATTGGTGACAGTCGAATTGGCGTCCGGCGCTCTGGCGCGAGTTCAAGCCGACCGGATTTCCGGGGCTGACGGTGGTGCGCTCTTCCTGGTCGAACCACTCCAACGGGAACGGGCACCGATCCGCAGAACGCACGAGCGGGCACCGTCTCCGGGCGAACGACTGCGGCGCGACCTGATGCGGGCGCGGGCAACCTCTGCCGCCGTGGCGATCTCTGGTGAAGCGGGATCCGGCCGAACCTCGGCAGCATCGGATGTCGTCGGCAGTGTCGATGCGAGTTGGCTCGATGCCACGCGAATCGCGTTCGACGGCCGTGAGCAGTGGGTCACCGATCTCGTGCGAGCAGCCCGTAAGCGTTCGGGCGTGGTCGTGATCGAACAGGTACAACTCCTTCCTGACTCGGTGTTGCCGCTGGTCGCAGACCTGATCGACGCCAGCGCCGAGGGGCCGAAAATCGTACTGACCAGCGGAGCGGCAGTTGATCTTCCGCCGACCATCGCCGCGCTGCTCTCACGATGCGCCTCCCGGGTTGTCATCACCCCACTGCGCGAGCGACAGGCTGAGATCGCCGAGTTGGCACAAGTCATGTTGGAGGGGATCTCGCCAGAACTGAGGTTGACCGCCAGCGCTGCCGAAGCACTCGCGGCGGCCAACTGGCCGGGCAACCTGGCCGAATTGCGCGTCGTGTTGAATCGCGCCTCGGATGAACGCTCGAGCAATCGCATCGACGTCGCTGATCTGCCCGAGGACTATCGCACCACGACCAAGGTGTCGCGGTTGGCAGGGCGGGAGAAAGCCGAGCGCCAGGCGATCATCGGAGCGTTGAAAGACTGCGGCGGCAACAAGGTTCACGCGTCGGCGCAACTCGGAATCAGCCGAAGCACTCTCTATACACGGATGCGGGCGCTCGACATCACTGTGTAG
- a CDS encoding aldehyde dehydrogenase family protein yields MTAVAEHTISSAVQGFLNGPKKLYIGGEFVDAASGQTFATYNPADGQKLADVAHGQAEDIDRAVRAARTAFEDGPWSRMKANERERMIWRVGDILSARAEEFGQLEALDNGKSVAIATAVDVAWAADVFRYYAGWATKIEGSTVNVSMPFSPGGEFHAYTLREAIGVCGLIVPWNFPLLMSSWKLAPALAAGNTVILKPAEQTPLTALLLAEVFEEAGFPPGVVNIVPGFGDAGAALSGHDDVDKVAFTGSTEVGKKIVDAAKGNLKKVTLELGGKSPNIVFADADFDSAVEGSLNAWLFNHGQCCVAGTRLYVEDTIFEKFTEAVAHAASQVKIGPGLDPTTQLGPLVSQEQFDKVTGYLREGIADGARALTGGNRWGDQGYFVEPTVFVDVKPEFSIVQEEIFGPVVAALPFNADDGPITAANDSIYGLAAGIWTRDISKAHRTAKRLKAGSVWINQYNGFDTAMPFGGYKQSGWGRELGASAIDLYTQTKAVNIAL; encoded by the coding sequence ATGACGGCAGTAGCCGAACACACCATCAGTTCCGCGGTACAGGGTTTCCTGAACGGACCGAAGAAGCTCTACATCGGCGGCGAATTCGTCGACGCCGCTTCGGGTCAGACCTTCGCGACGTACAACCCGGCTGACGGACAGAAGCTCGCAGACGTGGCACACGGTCAGGCCGAAGACATCGACCGCGCGGTACGTGCCGCTCGAACGGCTTTCGAGGACGGCCCCTGGTCACGTATGAAGGCAAACGAGCGCGAGCGGATGATCTGGCGCGTCGGCGACATTCTCAGTGCTCGTGCCGAGGAATTCGGTCAGCTCGAAGCTCTCGACAACGGCAAGTCCGTTGCCATCGCCACCGCCGTCGACGTGGCTTGGGCCGCAGACGTTTTCCGCTACTACGCGGGTTGGGCCACCAAGATCGAAGGCAGCACCGTCAACGTGTCGATGCCCTTCTCTCCGGGCGGCGAGTTCCACGCCTACACCCTGCGTGAGGCGATCGGCGTCTGTGGACTGATCGTGCCGTGGAACTTCCCGCTGCTGATGTCGTCGTGGAAGCTCGCCCCCGCGCTCGCCGCCGGCAACACGGTGATCCTCAAGCCCGCTGAGCAGACCCCGCTCACCGCACTGCTTCTCGCGGAGGTCTTCGAAGAAGCAGGCTTCCCGCCCGGCGTCGTCAACATCGTTCCCGGCTTCGGCGATGCAGGTGCTGCTCTGTCCGGCCACGACGACGTGGACAAGGTTGCGTTCACCGGTTCCACCGAGGTGGGTAAGAAGATCGTCGACGCCGCCAAGGGCAATCTGAAGAAGGTTACGCTCGAGCTCGGTGGCAAGAGCCCCAATATCGTGTTCGCCGACGCCGATTTCGATTCCGCGGTGGAGGGTTCGCTCAACGCGTGGCTGTTCAACCACGGACAGTGCTGCGTTGCGGGTACTCGTCTGTACGTCGAGGACACCATCTTCGAGAAGTTCACCGAGGCCGTCGCGCACGCAGCGAGTCAGGTCAAGATCGGACCCGGCCTCGATCCCACCACCCAGCTCGGACCCCTGGTCTCGCAGGAGCAGTTCGACAAGGTGACCGGCTACCTGCGTGAGGGAATCGCCGACGGCGCACGTGCACTGACGGGCGGCAACCGCTGGGGCGATCAGGGCTACTTCGTCGAGCCGACCGTCTTCGTTGACGTCAAGCCCGAATTCTCCATCGTTCAGGAGGAGATCTTCGGACCCGTCGTGGCGGCGCTGCCGTTCAATGCGGACGACGGACCGATCACTGCCGCAAACGATTCCATCTACGGCTTGGCCGCCGGCATCTGGACCCGGGACATTTCCAAGGCTCACCGCACGGCGAAGCGCTTGAAGGCCGGTTCGGTGTGGATCAACCAGTACAACGGCTTCGACACTGCAATGCCCTTCGGTGGATACAAGCAGTCCGGCTGGGGCCGCGAGCTCGGCGCTTCGGCTATCGATCTCTACACCCAGACCAAGGCCGTCAACATCGCTCTCTGA
- a CDS encoding NDMA-dependent alcohol dehydrogenase, with product MKTKAAVLLEPGKPFEIMELDLDGPGVGEVLIKYTAAGLCHSDLHLTDGDLPPRYPIVGGHEGSGIIEEVGPGVTKVKPGDHVVCSFIPNCGTCRYCSTGRQNLCDMGATILEGSMPDGSFRFHGNGMDFGGMCMLGTFSERATISQHSVVKIDDWLPLETAVVVGCGVPSGWGTAVNAGNLRAGDTAVIYGIGGLGINAVQGAVSAGCKYVVVVDPVALKRETALKFGATHAFADAESAAAKVNELTWGQGADAALILVGTVDEDVVSAATAVIGKGGTVVITGLADPAKLTVHVSGTDLTLNQKTIKGTLFGSMNPQYDIVRLLRLYDAGQLKLDELITNTYSLEDVNKGYQDLRDGKNIRGVIIHDK from the coding sequence GTGAAGACCAAAGCTGCTGTACTGCTCGAGCCCGGAAAGCCTTTCGAGATCATGGAACTCGACCTCGACGGCCCGGGTGTGGGTGAGGTACTGATCAAGTACACCGCTGCCGGACTGTGCCATTCGGATCTGCACCTGACCGACGGTGATCTCCCGCCGCGTTACCCGATCGTCGGCGGACACGAAGGCTCGGGCATCATCGAAGAGGTCGGCCCAGGCGTCACGAAGGTCAAGCCGGGCGACCATGTCGTGTGTAGCTTCATCCCCAACTGCGGCACCTGTCGCTACTGCTCGACCGGTCGCCAGAACCTCTGCGACATGGGTGCCACCATCCTCGAAGGCTCGATGCCCGACGGTTCCTTCCGTTTCCACGGCAACGGAATGGATTTCGGCGGAATGTGCATGTTGGGAACGTTCTCCGAGCGCGCCACCATTTCTCAGCACTCGGTAGTCAAGATCGACGACTGGCTTCCCTTGGAGACAGCGGTGGTCGTCGGCTGCGGCGTGCCTTCGGGTTGGGGAACGGCAGTAAATGCCGGTAACCTTCGCGCCGGTGACACCGCTGTGATCTACGGCATCGGTGGTCTCGGCATCAACGCCGTCCAGGGCGCCGTTTCGGCCGGCTGCAAGTACGTCGTTGTGGTCGATCCGGTTGCTCTCAAGCGTGAGACCGCACTGAAGTTCGGTGCAACCCATGCCTTTGCAGACGCCGAGAGCGCTGCTGCCAAGGTCAACGAGCTGACGTGGGGACAGGGTGCCGACGCTGCGCTCATCCTTGTCGGCACCGTCGACGAGGACGTGGTCAGTGCAGCGACGGCAGTGATCGGCAAGGGTGGCACCGTGGTGATCACGGGACTCGCCGACCCCGCCAAGCTGACCGTTCACGTGTCGGGTACCGACCTGACGCTGAATCAGAAGACGATCAAGGGCACGTTGTTCGGGTCCATGAATCCGCAGTACGACATCGTGCGACTGCTGCGTCTCTACGATGCCGGTCAGCTCAAGCTCGACGAACTGATCACCAACACCTACAGCCTCGAAGACGTCAACAAGGGCTACCAGGATCTACGTGACGGCAAGAACATCCGTGGCGTGATCATTCACGACAAGTAA